From Candidatus Thermoplasmatota archaeon:
CGCCGCCGCTTAGCGAGGGAGGCGCCCTGGCGGTGGCCGATTACAACGCCGACGGGTTCGTCGACCACGTGATCGCCGCCGGCCTCGCCAGCCAAGAAGGCAACGTGACGGTGCACCAGATGGACGGCGGCGGCTGCCACGGAAGCTTCCCCCGCGAGCGGATCGTCTCCGTCTCGGCGGGCCGCCTAGGCGTCTACGCAACGGCAGCCAACGCGCCCGAAGCCGAAAACGGGTTCGTGGTCGCGACCGAGAAGACCCTCGCCGGCTTCACGGCGACGTGCCACAAGCTCTGGGAGGCTTCCTTCAATCTGACGGCGCGCTACCCGGACACGATCGTGCGCGCGGAGATTGTCGACTTGGACGGCGACGGCATCGGCGAGGTCGTCGTGCAGGTGGACGGTCCCGAAGAGACGCGCGACCGCGTCGTCGTGTACGACGGGACGACGCCCCTGGAGATGTTCCACTTCAAGGAGCAGGGCTTCGAGAGCGGCTGGGTGTCCATCGCCGTTGCCGATTCCATGACGGCCTACGTGGGCACCCGCTCGACGCTGTTGAAGCTCTCCGGCTCCGACTTCTCGGAGGTCACGGAGCTGGGCGTGAACTGGCTTACCGGCGGCCGCGTGCGCATGGTCCGTGACGTTGAAGTGCTTGACAACGGGCGCGTCGTGGCCGTGGGCCAAAGCTCAAACTGCTCGGCGCAGAGCTGCCCTTCGAGCGGAAGCGATGTCCGCGGAATTGTCGCCATCTACGACCCCGCGACCGGATACTACGGCGAGATGATCGCGCCCGACTCGCGCAACTACGTGGCCGCGGATTCGCGCGACAACCGGGTCGTGGCCGTGGCCGGCTCCCGTGTTCTTGTCTCCGACGACGGCGGCACGACGTGGCTGAACCGCACGATCGCCGATCCGCAGGGGTGGTACTCGTATAGCTTCACGGACGTGGCTTACGTGGCCAACGACCGCATCCTGGCCGCCGGTACCCACACGAACGTCCATACGCTCTTCTCGAGCACCACCGGAGCCGTGATTGCCGCATCGAGCGACGGGGGTGCCACCTGGCAGAACGTGACGGTCCCGATCAACAACAAGACCGAAACCATCCGCGCGCTGGCCGCCACCACGAACGGGCTCGTACTGGGCCTCGTGACAAACGTAACCGGCGCGCGCATCATCCGAAGCACCGACAACGGATTCACCTGGCAGAACGTGACCACGGGTTGGAAGACAGACACGTACTCGTTGCCGCGCTGGCTCTCGCTGGAGGGCGAGCGGGGTTGGGCCATCGCCTACGGCATCGCGTACCAAACGACAAACGGGGGACTCACGTGGCTTCCCTACCTCGCCTGCACGGTGAACGTGACCGCCTGCCCCCTGGAGCTGCGTCCGGCGCGCGACGACAACTCGTACAAGCTCTTTGGCGTCGCGCAGTGGGGCAATCTGAGCTACATCCTCCAAAGCAACGGCAACGACGGCCAGGCCACGAGCTTTTCCAGGCCGACAACGGGCGCCTCGGGGCCGGCCAATCGCGTCCACTTCGTCGGCGGCTTTGCCGCCAACGCCACGGCCGTCGGCGTAGCCGCCGCCGAGGGCTCGTTCACCGGCTGGATCCGGGAAGCGTGGCTCAACGTCACCCCGCGCGTCACGGAGGGGTTGGATCCCTGCAACTGCTTGACGTACCACCTCTCCAACGACGGCGGCAAGACCTGGCGGAAGGTCACGCCCAACTTCAAGACAAACTTCGCGACGGGCCTGCCGTTCCAATCAAAGTGCCCCCAGGGCTGCGCGCTCCTCTGGCGGATCGAGTTTGGCCGTAACAGCCAGTGGAACGAGCTCCCGCGCATCGGCGTCCTTCCGTCCGTGAAGGTCGACTACATCACGGACGCGGGCAACGGAAGCGTGCGCGGCACGTACATGGAGGACTTCAGCACGATGGACGCCATGGCGCCCGGAACGAACGCGGATTGGGGCTCGACGGGCGTTGGGCTTAGCCTTCCCCAGGCGCCCGCCCCCCGCTGGCAGCGGTGGTACACGAGCGCTCTTGCCTTCGACGCGCGCCTCAACTTCACCGCCGAGCCCAGCCCCGACGTCGTCATCGCTTACGAGCGGTCGATCGCCAACGAGATCGCCACGGACCCGAACCCCTGGATCCGCATCAACCCGGGAACCGGGGATTTGATCCACAACCCGTCGCCGCAGGGGCTTACGCCCCGGTCGCCGTCGTCGCGCGCCGTCCAAACAAAGACGCACGTCGCCTTTGGCCTCAACGGCACGCTTCACAAGGAAATCCCGCTGGGCGCTTCCATGATACAGGCCACGCCGCGCACCGGCCTTAGCGGCTACGAGGACCGCGCCGTGGTCTACGCGAACCCCCTCTCCTCCAAATTGTCCGCCTACTCTGCCGCGTCGGCAACGCAGTACTGCTGCTCGCCCCAACCGCTTTCCGATATCCAGTGGGTCACGGCGTTTGCCCTTCGAGATTACGACCCGCTTGTCAACCGATCCGTCGACCTTGTGGTGGGCGCGTACGACGGCTCCGTCACGGTGGTCTGGGCCAACAACAGCACGATCCGTTGGCAGTCGCAACTCACCGAGCCGTCGGGCCGCTACACGCACATGTACGACACGACGCTGCACCCGTTCTACGGCACCTACCTTGCCGAGGCCGTCATCCGGTGGCGGCAGACCACCGACGACAACGGCGTTCCGCTGCCCACCGAGATCGAGATGGCGGGTCGGCTCATCGAGTACTTCGACGTCGTGAAGCAGGTCCTGACGGAGAACGGGCCGGTAACGTTCAAGCCCCGGCCGCAGCTCTATCAGCTCGAGCTTCTCGTCTGGTATCCCACGTCGCCGCACCGGTTGGCGCGGACCTAGCGCTCGGACTGGAGGCCGTCCAGGCGCGCGAGGGCGCGCGGAAGCTCCCTGAGCGACCGGACGCGCGGAACGTCCGTTCGTCTCGCGCCGTAGCGGTCCACGAGGACGGCGCGAAGGCCGGCGGCAAGGGCGCCGTCCACGTCTCGCTCCAGGCTGTCGCCCACCATGACGGCGCGCCCGGCCGGCACGCGCGCGCGGGAGAGCGCGAGCCGGAAGATCCGCGGATCGGGCTTGAGCGCGCCCGCGTCGGAGGCCGTCGTCACGCTGTCGAAGGCGCCCTCCAGGTCGAGGAAGCGCAGGTGGTAATCCAAGAAGGGCGCGTCCACGTCCGTCACGAGCCCCACGTGCACCCCGGCGCCCGCAAGCGCCGCAAGCGCGGGCCGCGCGTCGTCGTGCAGGCGCACGTGCCGACGGTGCGCCTCGTGGTACTCCTCCTGGAGCCACGCCTCGTCCCGCGCGCCAAGCCGTGCGCCGTGGACCGACAGCACGGCAAGGAGCGCGGCCGTGTACAGCCGGAGGCCCGAGCCCGCGCCGGGGCCCGGCGTCCCCGCGGCCGTCTCCTGCGCCAGTAGGTCGGCGCACGCCAAATGGTACTGCCCCACGAGCTCGTCGGCGTCCACCTTCACGTCGAAGCGCCGCCCGGCAGCCTGCATGAGCCGGCGGTGGGCCTCGTGGTCGCTGTCCTCGTCGAGCAGCGTGCCGGAGAAGTCGAAGAAGACGGCGGCGAGGCGATCGAAGCGTGCCTTCGGCGTTGCACGACCCCCGCGCTCACCCGTAGAGGCGGTCCGTCTCGCTTTCGACGCGGGCGGGCTGCGCCTTGGGCGTGATGGGGTCGAGCACGTCGATCGAGACGATCATGTGGCTTGGCACGATGCGGAGCCGGCCCTTTTCCGGCCCCTCGACAAGCTCGAAGACGAGCCCGTCGCCGCTTCCGATGGGCGCAAAGCCCTTGAAGAGGCCAAGCGTGGTGACGACGGCGTCGCGGCTGGCAAGGCTCGTGACGCGATAGCGGCCCTCGGGCGTCATGTGGAAGTCGTGGCCGGCCATGTCAAGCGCCCCGCCGAACGCGAGCCATGGGAACGGGCTCGGCTTCCTCGCGGGGCGCTTCGCCGTTCTCCGGGGGGGCCGTCGCGGCCGTCTGGCGCGCGATCTCCTTGTTCGCGAGCTCCTGCAGGTGGTCCACCGTCTTGCGGTACCCTTCCATGGCGACCTTCACGTGCGCCTCGGAGAAGTTCCAGGCCTTGGCCAGATTTCCGTAGCGGATGCGGTACCCCTTCTTCGTGTTCGAGTCCTCCGTGGCCTTGAGGCTCACTTCCTCGAGAAGGTCGTAGCTCTTGAGTTTGTTGAGGTGCCGGTACACGGTCGGGCGCGAGGTGCGAAGGACGGTCACGAGCTCCTCGATGGACCACGCCTTCTCCGGGCGCTTGAGGAAGCAATTGAGGAAGAGCTTGTAGGGGACGCTCTGCTTCACGCTCTCGACGTTTGTCTTTGGATCGTATCCCTTGGGCAGGTAGCCCACGTTGTACAGGAAGGCGATCGAGACCGTCTCGAGGTCGTTGACGGCCGTCATGGGCGTGTTCGAGACCACGGTCAGTTCGAAGGTCATGGGTTCCCGCCCTGTCGGTTGCGATAGTCGCGGTTCTCTATTAAGCGCTCCGATATTCTTCGTCATGGGTGGAACGATCGAAGGGACGCGAAGTTTACTGCGCAATTGCGCAGGAAACGACGCGGGACCGGCGGAGCTTTAAATCCCGCCGGACTTCCGGCCGGCGTGGCGTGGCTCCGTTCCCCGGCCCCGGTCGTTCGCCGGTCGTGCTTCGTCTGCGGGCGCGACTACGGCGTCCGCGTATGGTATTCCGGCATCCGCCGCGTGAAGTCCTTCTTCGCCGCAGCGGAGACCCGCCGCGTCTACGCCTGTCCCCCCTGCTACTACGATCTCCCGGAAAGCGAGCGTACGGGATGGATCGTGGAGACGAAACCGTGAGACCCCGGATCGAAGGGTTTTTCTGAAAGCCAGGGCTACGCGAACCCATGCAGGGAGGAGCGGTTTCGACGGGGGCGCCGCTTGCCCGATCGTGCGCCAAGTGCGGGAAGGCCGAGGGCATCCGCGATTGGTTCGCGGCCGAGATCATCGCCGGCCTTCAAGGCTTCGAGCGGCGGATCCGCACCTACGCGTGCTTCGACTGCTTTTCCGCCCTCCCCGGTCCCGACCGGAGCGCGTACCGCTTCCGCGAGACGTTCTAGCGCCGTCCGGGCGGGGCATCCCTTAAGAGGGCCGTCCGTTTTCCGGTGACGATGGCCGAGTTCGACGCGATCGAGGAACGCTGGCAGCGCGCGTGGCAGGAACGCCGCGCGTACGAGCCTTCCGTCGATCCGGCGCGGCCCAAGTTCTTCGCCACCTACCCGTACTCGTACATGAACGCGTACGCGCACGTCGGTCACGCCTTCACGATGGCGCGCGTGGACTTCGCCGTGCGCCACCAGCGCATGAAGGGCAAGAACGTGCTCTTCCCGTTCGCCTACCACCTCACGGGCACGCCCATCGTGGCGGCGGCCAACCGCGTGCGCGAGGGCGAGCAGACCCAGTGGCGCATGTTGCGCGAGCAGGGGTTCTCCGACGAGGAGGTCGCGAAGTTCGCGCAGCCGTGGCGCTTTGCGGAGGTGTTCCCGCCCGAGTGGCGGAAGGACGTCTCGCGTCTGGGGCTTGGGATCGACTGGCGCCGCCAGTTCTTCACGACGGACCGGAATCCCTGGTACGACCGGTTCATCCGGTGGCAGTTCACGAAGCTCGCCGAGGGCGGCTACGTGGGGAAGGGCCGCCACCCCGTGATCTGGTGCCCCAAGGACCGCCAGCCCATCGCCGACCACGACCGGCGCGAGGGCGAGGGCGAAACGCCCCAGGAGTACGTGCTCGTGAAGCTGCGCCTGACCGCGCCGGCTGCGGGCCTTCCGGCGGGCACCGTGCTCCCGGCCGCCACGTTGCGGCCCGAGACCATGTTCGCGCAGACGAACGCGTGGGTCGACCCCGACATGGACTACGCGGTCCTCGACGTGGCGGGCGAAACGTGGGTCGCAAGCCCCACGTGCGCGCAGAAGCTCCCTCATCAGCTCGATCGCGTGACGGAGAAGGGCCGCGTCGCGGGCCGCGCGCTCGTCGGCGCGCGCGTCCATGCGCCCGCCCGCGAGGAAGCGGTGCTCGTGCTTCCGGCCTCCTTCCTCAAGCCCCACAAGGGAACCGGGATCGTCACGAGCGTCCCCTCGGACGCGCCGTTCGACTTCGCGGCGCTTTCCGACCTCCAGCGCGACGAACGCGCGATGGCAGAGTTCGGCCTCGACGCCGCCTCCGTCCGCGCTCTTTCGCCCATCCCGGTCATCGACTCGGGCGAAGCGGGAACGCTTCCCGCGCCCGCCGAAGTCAAGCGCCTTGGCGTGCAAGGCCAGCGCGACGTGGAGCTTCTCGAGAAGGCGACGGAGACCGTGTACCAGGCGGGCTTCTACAACGGCCGCATGCTCGAGCGCGCCGGCGAGTTCGCGGGGCTTCCCGTCGCGCAGGCCAAGGCGAAGGTGGCGCAGTGGCTCCTCTCCCGCGGCGACGCGGAGCGCTACTTCGAGCCCACGGGCCCCGTCGTGTGCCGCTGCCTTTCGGAGGGCATCGTGAAGATCGTTTCGGACCAGTGGTTCCTCACGTACGGCGATCCGGCGTGGAAGGAGAAGACGCACGAGGCGCTGGACCGCATGACGATCCACCCCGAGGTCGCGCGAAAGCAGTTCCACTACGTGGTCGACTGGCTGCGCGACTGGGCCTGCGCGCGCGACTCCGGCCTTGGCACGCGTCTTCCCATGGACGAGTCGCGCGTCGTGGAGTCGCTCTCCGACTCCACGATCTACATGGCCTACTACACGTTCGCGCACCTTCTCGACGCAAGCGTCGCCGAGCCCGCCTTCGCCGTCGACCCGAAGGATCTCACGGACGCCTTCTTCGGCTTCGTGCTCTTGGGCCGCGGAAACCCCGCGAACGCGGCGCGCGGCACGGTCACCCGCGAGGTCGCGGAGGCGTGCCGCCGCGAGTTCGCCTACTGGTACCCGTTTGACCTTCGCAACAGCGGCAAGGACCTTCTGCAGAACCACCTGACCTTCGCCGTCTTCAACCACGTGGCCATCTGGCCCGACGAGCCCGAGCGCTGGCCCCGCGGCATGGGCGTGAACGGCTGGGTCATGGTGGACGGGCAGAAGATGAGCAAGAGCGCCGGCAATTTCGTCACGCTGCGCCAGGCGCTCGACCAGTACGGCGCAAGCGCCGTGCGGATGGCGCTTGCCAACGCCGGCGAGGGGCTCGACGACGCGAGCTTCGAGCGCGACTTTGCCGCCACGATCGGCCGGCGCCTTGCGGCGTGGCTCGACGTCTACGCGAACCCCCCGCCCGCCTCCGACCGGGCGCCCACGCGCGCCGACCGCGCCTTCGCCAGCGCCCTTCACCGGATCCTCGCGGACCTCGACGCCGAGATGGAGAAGCTCAACTTCCGCACCGCGCTCAAGCTTGCGTTCTTCGATCTTGCGTCGGCTTGGTCGTGGTACGTGCGCCGCAGCGCGCAGGACCCCTCGCGCGCGCTGCGCGACGTGTTCCTCTCCGCGCAGGCGCGCGCCCTTTCGCCCTTCGTCCCGCACCTTGCCGAGGAGGCGTGGAGCCGCCTGGGCAACGCAGGCAGCGTGATCGAGGCGCCCTGGCCGGTCGCCGATCCGGCGGCGCGCGACGAGGAGGCCGAGCGCGCGGAGTCGTACCTCCGCGAGGTTCTCGACGACGTTCGCGCCATCCTCAAGGTCACGGGACTCTCGCCCTCCCGCGTCGTGCTGTACGTGGCCGAGCCGTGGAAGCGATCGGCCCTCTCGCTTGCGGTTCTACATCCCGGAAAGGGCGGCCTCGACGTGGGTGCGTTCATGAAGGCCGCGCAGCAGGACCCCGAGCTTCGCGCGCGCATGAAGGAGTTGCCCGCGCTTGCCCAAAAGCTCGGAAAGGAGATGGCCTCCGGCGGCGCAGCCGCGCTTGCCGGACGCGCAAAGCCGCTGCCCGAGCTCGAGATCCTGCGCGAGGCGCTTCCATTCCTGTCCGCCGAGATCCCCGCGACGTGGGAGGTGCATGCCGCCGGCGAGGGCCCCGACCCGGCGGGCAAGGCCAAGCAGGCCATGCCGGGACGACCGGCGATCTACGTGCAGTAGCCATGGGCCCGGCCGGATTCGAACCAGCGACCTTCGCTTTGTAAGAGCGACGTCATGACCACTAGACCACGGGCCCGCGCCGGCGCACCGCCGGCCATGGGACCAAAACCGCGTAGGCCAAGAAACTACCGAACGCGACACGACCTTCCCGAGGGGTCATGAACGGGAACGCCTTTCCCCTGCGCATGGCCACGACCCTCAACGTGGTGCTCAACGTGACAAACGTTGGCCGAAGCGAGCGCTTCTACCGGAAGCTGGGTTTCGAGACGGCCCGACGCACGGAGGGCGGCGTCGAGTACGTCGAGGCGAGCCTGGGCGGCGCGGTCGTGAGCCTCTTCCCCAAGGACAGCCCGTGGGCCGACGAGGAGGTGCGCGACTGGCTGTCGGGCCCCTTGGGCGCCGGCGTCGTCCTCTACTTCGAGACGCCCGAAGTGGAGCGCGTCTGGCGCGCGGCGAAGAAAGCCCGCGCCCGCATCGAGCTTGCGCTCGACACCGAGCAGGGCGAGCGCGCCTTCATGATGGACGATCCGGACGGCTACGTTCTCTTCTTCGGGGAGCCGGAGGCAAAAGCGCGCACGAAGGCCCCGCGGAAACGCCGGGCAGGGGCGCCGGCGCGACGCGCCGCCGCCTCCGCCCGCCGCTAGGCGAGATCGACCCGGCCCTGCAGGGCCCGGACGAGCCCCGCCAAGGCCACCGAAGCCCAAACGACCTCCAGGACGACGAAGATGGGCGCGTTAAGATACCAAGAGTACACGCCAAGGATGGCGCTTCCGCCCAAGTTCATGCCCGTGTAGGCGACGCCGTCGCGAGCCATGCGGCCCAAGGCGTTTGCGGAGAAGGCCGAGACCAGAAGCACGAGGCCGACGGCGCCAAAGGTGTCCCAAAGGAGGCTCATGGCAGCGCCCGCTACGCAGGCAGGGGCTTAATCTCTTCGGCCGCCACGAAGCAGCCTTCGCAAGCGAAGGACGGGGCGCGCGGATCCAGAAGGTACCAGACGCCGTGGACGGGCTTCTCGCGGCGGCAAACGACGCACCAACGGACCTTCGCCATGCGCTCCTCGCATGGGAGGGCCCCGCGGCCATAAAGGCGTTTGCTCGCTCGAAACCAAGCGACACCCGAGCGCCGCAAGGGCTTTATCGCGCAAGCCGATGGCCGGAAACGTGACGAACCGCGCGAAGCCCCGCTTCGACCTGAGGCTTGGCGTGCTCGCCGTGCAGGGCGACGTCTCCGAGCACGAGCGCGCGCTCTCCTCCGCCCTCCTGGCCGAGGGCCTCCGCGGGTCCGTCGCTCCGGTCCGGACGCCCGCCGATCTCGACCTCGTGGACGGCCTGGCCATGCCCGGCGGCGAGAGCACGGCCATCTCGCGCCTGCTTGTCGCCTCCGGGCTCCACGACCGCCTCGTCGCCCGCGCCCGCGACGAGGGCCTCCCCCTCCTTGCCACGTGCGCGGGGCTCATCCTCGCCGCCAAGGAAGGCGACCGCCAGGTCTCCGACACGCGAACGCGCCTCCTTGGCCTTCTGGACCTCGCCGTCGACCGCAACGCCTTCGGGCGGCAGCGGGAGAGCTTCGAGGCGAGCGTGGACCTCGCCGGATTGGGTTCGGTTCCGGCGGCGTTCATTCGGGCGCCGGCCATCGTCCGCACGTGGGGCGCCTGCGAGCCGTGGGGCCTGCTGGGCAAGACGATCGTGGCCGCGCGGCAGGGAAACGTCCTTGGCTTGTGCTTCCACCCCGAGCTCACGGGCGACCTTCGCGTGCACCGGCACTTCGTCCAGACGTGCGCCCGGTGGAAGCGCGCCTGATGTATACATTCGTATACATCTGTATACATCCTCACTTTGCCGTGCCGTGCCCTTCCTCGACGCACATGCCGCACACGTCGTCGCCGCACTTCTTGCACGGCGAGAGGCACTGGCGGCACGCGGGGTAGCCGCAGTCGGAGCAGTACTCGGCGTGCTCCTTGCACATGGCGCGCGCGTGGCAGCTCTCGCAGTGCTCCCAATCGTCGGCGCAGCCGACCTTGCCGCAGGTCGTGCATTCGAGGATGCACGCCGGGCAGGCGGCCTCCTTGCACTCGGAGCACTCGGCCACGCAGGTGACGCAGAAGCGCTCGTGGCAGACGCCGCAGCGGCGAAGGTCCCCGTAGCGGCCCTCCTGCCCGCAGTGGTGGCAGTTGGCGGAGAGCTCGTCGATGTGCAGACGCGCGGGCGCAGCGCTTGCGCCGGGCACGGGCGCGGCGCACTGCGGGCAGAAGCGGTGGCCCGCGGCGAGCGACTCTCCGCACTGCGCGCAATGCATGGGGGGGCCGATCGGGATGGTTCTATTTTAACGTGCTGCCGGGGCCGAGCCGGAGATCACGACGGCCGGCGGCACGTTTGCCAGGACGTACGTGACGACGCGCGCGTTGGGGAACACTTGCCGGATGAGCTTCAAGCTCGTGGTCGAGTACTGGAAGGCGACGAAGTTGGGCGCCACGCGCCGGAATTCGCGGAGGATCTCCAGGACCTTCTCCTTGGGCAAGAGCGCAAGCGGAAGCCCGCACACGATGACGTCCGCCGAGCGGACGGGAAGCCGGGAGGCGTCGCCTTGGAAGAGCGAGCCGCGCACAGGATTCTTCGAAAGGAGGGCCG
This genomic window contains:
- a CDS encoding transcriptional regulator, giving the protein MTFELTVVSNTPMTAVNDLETVSIAFLYNVGYLPKGYDPKTNVESVKQSVPYKLFLNCFLKRPEKAWSIEELVTVLRTSRPTVYRHLNKLKSYDLLEEVSLKATEDSNTKKGYRIRYGNLAKAWNFSEAHVKVAMEGYRKTVDHLQELANKEIARQTAATAPPENGEAPREEAEPVPMARVRRGA
- the leuS gene encoding leucine--tRNA ligase, translated to MAEFDAIEERWQRAWQERRAYEPSVDPARPKFFATYPYSYMNAYAHVGHAFTMARVDFAVRHQRMKGKNVLFPFAYHLTGTPIVAAANRVREGEQTQWRMLREQGFSDEEVAKFAQPWRFAEVFPPEWRKDVSRLGLGIDWRRQFFTTDRNPWYDRFIRWQFTKLAEGGYVGKGRHPVIWCPKDRQPIADHDRREGEGETPQEYVLVKLRLTAPAAGLPAGTVLPAATLRPETMFAQTNAWVDPDMDYAVLDVAGETWVASPTCAQKLPHQLDRVTEKGRVAGRALVGARVHAPAREEAVLVLPASFLKPHKGTGIVTSVPSDAPFDFAALSDLQRDERAMAEFGLDAASVRALSPIPVIDSGEAGTLPAPAEVKRLGVQGQRDVELLEKATETVYQAGFYNGRMLERAGEFAGLPVAQAKAKVAQWLLSRGDAERYFEPTGPVVCRCLSEGIVKIVSDQWFLTYGDPAWKEKTHEALDRMTIHPEVARKQFHYVVDWLRDWACARDSGLGTRLPMDESRVVESLSDSTIYMAYYTFAHLLDASVAEPAFAVDPKDLTDAFFGFVLLGRGNPANAARGTVTREVAEACRREFAYWYPFDLRNSGKDLLQNHLTFAVFNHVAIWPDEPERWPRGMGVNGWVMVDGQKMSKSAGNFVTLRQALDQYGASAVRMALANAGEGLDDASFERDFAATIGRRLAAWLDVYANPPPASDRAPTRADRAFASALHRILADLDAEMEKLNFRTALKLAFFDLASAWSWYVRRSAQDPSRALRDVFLSAQARALSPFVPHLAEEAWSRLGNAGSVIEAPWPVADPAARDEEAERAESYLREVLDDVRAILKVTGLSPSRVVLYVAEPWKRSALSLAVLHPGKGGLDVGAFMKAAQQDPELRARMKELPALAQKLGKEMASGGAAALAGRAKPLPELEILREALPFLSAEIPATWEVHAAGEGPDPAGKAKQAMPGRPAIYVQ
- a CDS encoding VOC family protein — its product is MATTLNVVLNVTNVGRSERFYRKLGFETARRTEGGVEYVEASLGGAVVSLFPKDSPWADEEVRDWLSGPLGAGVVLYFETPEVERVWRAAKKARARIELALDTEQGERAFMMDDPDGYVLFFGEPEAKARTKAPRKRRAGAPARRAAASARR
- the pdxT gene encoding pyridoxal 5'-phosphate synthase glutaminase subunit PdxT, with the protein product MTNRAKPRFDLRLGVLAVQGDVSEHERALSSALLAEGLRGSVAPVRTPADLDLVDGLAMPGGESTAISRLLVASGLHDRLVARARDEGLPLLATCAGLILAAKEGDRQVSDTRTRLLGLLDLAVDRNAFGRQRESFEASVDLAGLGSVPAAFIRAPAIVRTWGACEPWGLLGKTIVAARQGNVLGLCFHPELTGDLRVHRHFVQTCARWKRA
- a CDS encoding methyltransferase domain-containing protein, whose product is MALRSRKPNAARLPRSLVEGPRRRLESSFARQFLRNPVAVGTLFRSGPFLAKRLTAEALRHKPATILEVGCGDGAITKTLAKGAAREGIRFLAVDINAALLSKNPVRGSLFQGDASRLPVRSADVIVCGLPLALLPKEKVLEILREFRRVAPNFVAFQYSTTSLKLIRQVFPNARVVTYVLANVPPAVVISGSAPAAR